taggCGGTTTTCTAATAGCACGGCTGAAATTATGTTAGAagtggcgtggtaaagttttaggccAATCGGGGGATGTTtgacgcatgaaatgataggttacagagaGGTTTAGGGGCTAAACCGAAATTAGGagcctatttgtaaatatttttaagagggcaagggcttgattggaattttagaaaatatcCGGGCTATTCTGAAAAAGAGTAGGGATACATTTGGAATTTTGTTTATGGTGGAGAGACTAGTTCTCTAAATAAATAAGTGGAGGGGCTTTTCTTCAAAAGAGACACATAGGGGGGGACTCTGTAAGAAATAGAAGGAAGGGCAGGGggttggaacagaggaggggcgcgGGGTCGCTGGCGGCGCCTGGGCCAGCAGCCTCGGGGTGCGACGGCGGCCAGGGtgtgggggaaaagagagagggaggtccGGAGGTTCGATTCCCGGCCGCAGctcgggcggaggcggagcgaggcggcctggccacgagggccggcgggcggcggcgctatggTGGTGGCACTGCGGGCTGGGGAGGAGGGCTAGCGGTGGGTGGGTGAGGTGCTGGGGGTCGAGGTGGCTCGATTCCCATCCTTACCTTGAGCTGGGACGGAGCGATGAAGGCTGGCCACGAgggccggcgggaggcggcggtggcggcgctgctggctCAGGGAGGAGGgatggaggtggtggaggtggttgTGGTGGCCGTGAGCGGTGCAgcgggcctatttataggcgaggagaggcaGTGGAGCGGTGGCCGGTCGGCTAGCGTCTCGGGCGGCtttaatggcggtgggggcTGGCGCGgcgtcgtggagcggcggcgcgggcggcgaggtcggcaCAGGACAACAAGACGGctcgggcagcggcgagcggcgcgccggACACTACAGGCTCGTGGAGCGCGTGGGGGCAGTGTGCGGGCACAGGagcgaccggcggcggaggcggggcgccGTACTTGGCTCTGTTCCCGGCGGCGCGAATGCACGAGTGTCAAGGAGGGCAAGGGGGGCACGACGGTGCCGACGGGATGGGACATGGCGAGCAGAGAGCGGCCGCGAGCGGGGATGGTGCGCCCAGGGGAGGCTCGGCTCTGGCGCCGAGCTGCTATGCGCGCGGCCGAGCGCGGcagtgagggagagggaggaagaaaggagaaggagggaaaaagaaaagggaaaaggaaaaagaaaaagagagagggagagaaaagagggagagagagagagagtcgcgGCGACCACGGGGTCAGTCGGGCACGCGCGGCGGTCTGGCGGTACGCGGCGCGACGCGCGGAatgtggaaaagaaaaagatgggACGGCGATTAAATTCGGATGTTGGGACGGATTTTTCGGGAGATTGGGAGCTCGGGCGGGGAACGATTTTTGAACGGATTGAGCTCaacgagaaaaaaaattgaaatggaATTTTTAGCGAGCAATTTATTTGGATGAATTTTTACGGGTGTTACATGCGCGACGCCAGCAggctcggcctccgccgccgggaggcCCCGCAGGACCAGGGCTCGGCCTTCGCCGCTGCCTCCGGGAGGCCCGCGCAGGCGGCCTTGCCCTCCGCCTCCGGGAGACCCGCGCAGGCGGgaaggcctccgccgccgcctccgggagGCCTGCGCAGGCAGGAAGGCCTctaccgccgcctcctctgtcacGCCCTCAGGCACGGGTTCGGGGTCCCGCCGCCTCTGGCACGTGCGCGGGCTGCGGGCTCTAGAAGCCGCCACCGGCAGTGGCCGCGCCGAGAGGACGCCGGGACTGGGATCGGCGATCAcgcctctctctctcgtccACTCTCGCCGAGCTCATCcttgccggcggccgcgcctctctctcgcgcgccggccccgcctccGTGCTCGCCGAGCTCGTCCTttcccgcgccgcgcctccctccTGCGCGCCATCGCTCCCCTGCCTGCGGGCCCGGCAAGATGCATTCGAGGAGAGAGGGAATCCATTTTTGCATCCCCTCTCTCCTCAAAGGCAAAATGGCTCACGCTTTGTCTACTCTGTTGGAGAGCGATGTATTGTGCACAGTGTCGCCAGAAGATGTATTTTTGCCTTTGGCTATCCATTTGCACGAGCTGTTGGAGTCAGTCTGAGGGTGAGGGCAGCGTCTTCACTCTTCGCTGCGTTTTTTCACcggagccaaaaaaaaaaagaaagcgaGATCACACAAATCCAACAAAATCCACGTTGTTTTCTCTCGACGTTTGTCTTGTTCCACTTGTTCCCTCTCTAGTTTCTCTCCACTCCCCTCCATCAAGAATTCCATTTCTTCCGTGGGATTTCCGCGATTTTTTCCTCGCTCGGTTTCTTGTGGGGGCGGGCCTGCGAGGCGGCGATACTGTAGTATGGGTACTGTAGCAAGGCAGGGCATCCCGATTGGCGAGGCGGGGGCAAGGCAAAGCAGCGCAGCGCAGCAAAAGTTGCGATCTTTATCGGCTGGATTCCTCtctcccctttctctctctcctcgccCTCCGCTTCCTCCGTGCTTCGTTGTCGAGACCCACTTgcctttcttctctctctcatCCCCCCCCGGCCCCCCTTCCAACTCCTCctggtccctggaaaaaaaggaGATCTTTTGGTGCAAGATTCGATCTGCTGTTGCCGCCTTGATGCACAGAGATTTGCTCCTTTCTTGGCCGGTTTGCCTTGGTGGTTTCTTGGAGTGGCACGGCTTTGTTGGCTGCTGCAGTTCTTGATCCAGGCTCGGATTGCTGCGGTGGATGGTTGCTCTGAGGCCGAGATTGCTGCTCGTCGGGTGATTCCTTGGTCGCTTCTGGTGGCGGTGGCCTCGTTTGATCCGTTTCTTTGGGAGATTTTGGTTGATGTGTTGGGTTTCCTCGGAGATCAGTTCCCCAATTCGCCATTTTGATGAGGAGTTCTTCCTACGGTGAGAGCAACTGCGCTCCTCCTCTGTGCTACCTGCCCTGCCTCCTCAAATCCAAAGACGACGCAGGGGGTGATCTGGAATCCAAGTCTCCAAGCCTGGCAGCTGTCGCTGAGGACAAGCCGCCCGTGGTCCAGAAGATTGAGgaagccgcggcggcgaccagcggcgatgatgatgatgagaagGGTTGtaaggaggtggcggtggcttcCAAGAGCTGCTTGAAGAGGGCTGATTGTGTGCACAGCAGTAAAAATGTGGTAAAAGGCAATGTGAAGTGGAAGGATTTGTTGGGGAAGGATCTCACACAAGTCAAAGAATTCGAGCCAAGGTACGTGCTGTGTTCTTGCCATGTTACCTTTGTAGTACTATTACCATCTAGTAAAAATTGTGGGTGAATTTGGTAAATATTGTCGTCAAATTTTGAGAATGTTTGCCTTGTGATGTGTGCTGTTCACCATTTTAGGTAGACGTCAATTCTGCTAGTGGACATGTGGCATGCCCTGATCTCTAGAGGAATGTTCTGGTTTTAGGTCTCCGCAACGCGCATTTGCTTTAAGTCATGGTCACTTGCAGTTGTGCTGACACTGGGAAAACACTATCTAATGGCCAGGTCAACTGTTTGTCTTACCACAAGCCCCTTGGTAATGGCGGCCATCTTTTGTTGTTCCTAGGTGGTGGGTTAATTAGATAAGGTTGGGCCAAGTTACGCCTAGCAGTTTTACTATATTTGGCCTTGGTTGGAGTGTGCATGTAGGGCTGTGGATGCATTGAGCTTGCTTCCAGCTGGTCACCATCTGATCATTTATT
This portion of the Panicum virgatum strain AP13 chromosome 2N, P.virgatum_v5, whole genome shotgun sequence genome encodes:
- the LOC120659448 gene encoding uncharacterized protein LOC120659448, yielding MRSSSYGESNCAPPLCYLPCLLKSKDDAGGDLESKSPSLAAVAEDKPPVVQKIEEAAAATSGDDDDEKGCKEVAVASKSCLKRADCVHSSKNVVKGNVKWKDLLGKDLTQVKEFEPSESGDSDDDEDFSACTCVIQ